Within Xanthomonas oryzae pv. oryzae, the genomic segment GTCGCACTGCAACTGCAGGTAGTTACGGCATCAACACCTTGTCCACCACGTGGATCACGCCATTGCTCTGCATGACATCGGCAATGGTGACGTTGGCGGTATTGCCCTTGGCGTCGGTAATGGTGACCTTCTTGCCATTGAGTTTTGCGGTCAGCGGCTCGCCCTGCACCGTGGTCAGCGTAGCGCTACCGCCGCCGGCCTTGATCTTGGCGATCAGCGATGCAGCATCTACCTTGCCCGGCACCACGTGATAGGTCAGCACCTTGGTCAGCGTCGCCTTGGATTCGGGCTTGAGCAAGGTATCGACAGTGCCGGCCGGCAGTGCCGAGAACGCCGCATTGGTCGGTGCGAACACGGTGAACGGGCCCGGCCCCTTCAGCGTCTCGACCAGGCCGGCGGCTTTGACGGCAGCCACCAGCGTGGTGTGGTCCTTGGAGTTGACCGCGTTATCGACAATGTCCTTGGTTGCCAGCATCGGCGCGCCGCCAAC encodes:
- a CDS encoding fasciclin domain-containing protein; translated protein: MKTSFQSLAAATAIALTSAMAPAYAASNPMVGGAPMLATKDIVDNAVNSKDHTTLVAAVKAAGLVETLKGPGPFTVFAPTNAAFSALPAGTVDTLLKPESKATLTKVLTYHVVPGKVDAASLIAKIKAGGGSATLTTVQGEPLTAKLNGKKVTITDAKGNTANVTIADVMQSNGVIHVVDKVLMP